tcattctagcattatccagttgtactggtgacacgataacaggagaaaagttataacacatatataacactgtaacagctctactgtttgttaaacgtgttcagtgtagatgttcttaattcctacagtgttgatggtcagtgaaggcatcaggagaggtgtagagtgtgtgagcgggagagaggagagacaagaggggaagttcttcattcattcaaacattgattgttgttttgttggttgttgtgatcacggccgacagtgatcggttattaaagctcaacgtgttcacgaatcggcccgtcatcactacagcgtccagacggatgctacaatacatctacatttctgtaggacttactgaatgtcattaattcttttttttagactctgatccagactacagtcctgagcaaagcacttcatcgggtcagaggggacaggcccgaggtggagcgagaggggctgtcagtagagtcaggggaagcagaggcaggagacggggagtgaccGCCGGGgacatgtacgctctgcaggaggagggcagaacggcaggaccggatttgattggtttaaaattttgggacccaaaatacggtgattggttggtgttttcccaggtttactccggctgtagatagcagcttttcttctctctttttcaagaacacattatgtattgattgccatcaggacataaagataattttaaccagtatgacaaaaagtgtatctaaatctgattaccaaccccagctttaaggtggCTCCAGCTAAAACCCTTAACACTGCTTGTCTTGTCTTGAAAATGAAGCATGCTGTCGTCCATTGTTCACATAACATCTTATATATTCACAGCCTGCATATTAAACTCAACATAGCGCTCACTCAGCATGAACGAGCCACTTGCAGGTTCTCCTTTTGCAGCCCTGAGCTCTTTAATCGAGGGATGATGAATGGAGATCTGGATCAACCTGCCTGCTCACGTGAATGCTGCATAATCGACACGTTAAAGTGAAGAGAGTAAGACTGGGAGACACCATGTTTACTGCTAATAGTATTTCCGACACCCTGTCAAACGATGAGGAGCCCCAGTGAGTCTCCTTCCACAACAACGTAACAGAACCCCGGGGTGGGGAGGGAACATCCGCAGGGTAAAAAGTAAAACCTGAGTCGTACAAAAATAGGAATCCCTCACATTCCCGCCGCCGCCTGTGAAGTTTTCCGATGTGAACCCTTGAAGGTTGGAGCAAAAATGCCACGAGCTATATATCACCTCCTCGCCGGCTTTAATCTCTTTTATGAATCTGAGATGAATGTGCCACGTTTCTATTTTTAACCTTGCGTGCATGTGTTTCTGCGAGCTGTTTTGACTCTGCACATTCCAGCCGATCTATGTTGGGATTCTCTCCAGGTTACAACTGGACATACCATTCTTACCGGCTAAAACAGGAACAACACATACGAGTGTGTACTGGGTTAAATGTCCTCAGTATGTGAGTGATATGACACACAGTGGGCTGATTATTCAAGCTTTAGCATTGAATAAAATATTCAGCTACTGTTTGTTGACTCTGAGTTTGAGAAATCCATCAGTGTGTTTATAATCTGGCAGAGTTTAGCTGCTATATTTGAATAATCCTCCATTATGAGGACcttttagtgactttaatgcACTCAAATCTGCATTAATTGGTTATTTGGATCACTTGGGATTAGTGGGAACAATCGACAAACAGAACACCGGCATAATACCACCTTTTGATTTGATATGCAAAGCTTGTTAGAAGATAATCGCCTGTTTACACATTGAAGCAGAGCAGACAATAACATCTATTAAATGTCGCCCATTTGAAGGatactgctgctctctctctctctctctctctctttctctctctctctctttctctgtctctctctctctctatctctctctctgtctctttctctctctctctctctctctctctctctctctctctctttctctttgtacaGTATCTCTGTTTGTTGCAAACTGAGGTACAGGTTCAGCAACGTTTCAACAACTTTGAACAgaacattgttgttgttatcactacctcttctggtttaagTGACTTCTGTCATTGTCTGGATCACaagatgttgctccacttctccttatcagagatggttgaggtccagtagctcctcaggctgctctcacatctttgcccgctaactgtcattatttccccactctcaagaccaaccTGAGACCACagtaacgtttttaccacagtgtcaacaggcagtgggGGAATGTGCTTTGTTGTTTgatgttgagaattaatcaccaattttgttttgaccaatcagaagcattctcttctattctgttttttttttgtttgattgattacATTCCGTTTCATTCTAAGGTTTTCACCACAGTGTCAGAGTTTTGACACatcaaaatcaagtatttcCCCCAGcctgttaaaaagaaagaaagtctgGTTATATAGATGCTTTAGTCGTTCTTCATAAGTAGGTTATCAGCACCTTTAACATTCAGTTGTGCTCGGTTAACTTTGGAACAACACCTCCATGTCTTTCACTTTCCTTTCTGACGGCACTATAGGAAATATCTCTGCGTTCCCATTTTGTCTGGGCAGCAGCACCTGTCATGAAACCTGAGGTGACATTTCAATAGCTTCTGGAGCTCTTAatgtacatatgtgtgtgtacgtacATTTCCTCCACAGCGTCAGACAAGCTGTAAAGaaccattgaaaaaaaaagaggcctggTGCAGTGTGGCAGCCAAAGTGTTGGATAGAGTTTCACATTCTATATATAATCCTGGTGACTTGTGTCCCTGCTGCTCTGTTTAAATGCCACAGAGTCCCACTGTCAAAACAGAGTGAGGGGCGCCACAATATGATGGACCTTTTTGAGACCAACACTTATCTTTTCAATGATTTGCGCTACTTGGAAGAAGGGGATCATGGACCACTACAACACCTGGACATGGCAGGAGTGTCCCCGCTTTACAACGGCAACGACAGCCCGCTGAATGAGGATAATATTCCATCTGAGACTGGAGGGGAGAGCAGCGGGGAGGAGCACGTCTTAGCACCCCCGGGTCTCCGCTCACACTGCGAAGGCCAGTGCCTCATGTGGGCCTGCAAGATCTGCAAGAGGAAGTCTGCTCCTACAGACAGACGCAAGGCGGCCAcgctgagagagaggaggaggctgaagAAGATCAACGAGGCCTTCGAGGCGCTCAAGAGGAAGACGGTGGCCAACCCAAACCAGAGGCTACCCAAGGTGGAGATTTTACGCAGCGCCATCAGCTACATCGAGaggctgcaggagctgctgcagactctGGACGAGCAGGAGAAGACGCAGAACGGATCATCACACGGCTTTGACGCCAAAGAGCACAGTGTAAGCTGACATTGGATACCACAACTCAGGAAAAAGTCCCCTCGTGTTCCCGTCATGTTCCTGGAGTAGTGAGCCAGTGAAGTTCAGATTACTAAATGACTAAAGTTGACTTAGtaacaagcttttattttatactGTACCAATATCATGAGTTTAAAACTCCTACTAGTGTCTGTGGTGCTTTCAATGACATCATGGTGTGTTTACTGGCTCTGTTACTGTGGTATTTTTATTCCTGTTAAGACTCACAGTTTCTTATTATACAACTGTTGCTATCACCACTGTCTAATCTTCACCACCTTGGCTTGTTTCTAGATTAACCTTTGATTTTTTGATGGAAAATACactcatattttattattaactgATAAGAAAGAGTATGAGTATGACGTTATGTGTTTCTACAGGTGTCAGGTCATGACTACCACTGGAAAAAGTCCTCCGATTGCTGGCCGACCTCTGCTGATCATTCCAGTGCAGCCATGATTAACCACAGAGAAGGTACGTCCATCAAACTCCGTATAATCCCAAATTACTAACAACACTCACATGGTGATCATTTGCAGCACGCATCGTACTATGGTTGAGGTCTTTTAAATGTTGGACAGTTCTGCACATTTTAACCACTTTTAAATTGATTTTCgaaaccagaaagacaacaaataATGAGCCAAATGGATATATTTGATAACCTTATAATAACTGTAATACAACAGCTAAGATTGCTAGTGGTCCAAGATGTGAAAGGTGAGTCCCAAAAATCAAGCTAACGAGCAAGTCCCAAAAAACAAGCTAACTAGCAAGTCCCAAAAATCAAGCTAACTAACAAGTCCCAAAAAACAAGCTAACTAGCAAGTCCCAAAAATCAAGCTAACTAGCAAGTCCCAAAAATCAAGCTAACTAGCAAGTCCCAAAAATCAAGCTAACTAGCAAGTCCCAAAAAACAAGCTAACTAGCAAGTCCCAAAAATCAAGCTAACTAACAAGTCCCAAAAAACAAGCTAACTAGCAAGTCCCAAAAATCAAGCTAACTAGCAAGTCCCAAAAATCAAGCTAACTAGCAAGTCCCAAAAATCAAGCTAACTAGCAAGTCCCAAAAATCAAGCTAACTAGCAAGTCCCAAAAATCAAGCTAACTAGCAAGTCCCAAAAAACAAGCTAACTAGCAAGTCCCAAAAAACAAGCTAACTAGcaagtccaaaaaaaaaagctaactaGCAAGTCCCAAAAATCAAGCTAACTAACAAGTCCCAAAAAACAAGCTAACTAGCAAGTCCCAAAAAACAAGTTAACAAGCAAGTCCCAAAAATCAAGCTAACGAGCAAGTCCCAAAAATCAAGCTAACTAGCAAGTCCCAAAAAACAAGCTAACTAGCATGTCCCAAAAATGCTACAGCTAACACATGTTGACATTAGAAAGTGAAACCCTGACGAGACATTGGGccatatttcattcattcattcataccgcacacactgtgaaatgtacatactgtaaaaaatgatgtaaaataATCACTTTGTACTGTATAGTCTAATGTATACCATAACCATAGTCATAGCCTGTTCATAGCCTGTACATACCTGTAGCAATAGTCACTCATGTAGatgcatattatattatattatatttattcatcattcataactctgtatattctgtattatttatattatttaatttaccgCTAAAGCaatctatatttcattgcttgtaCCTGTGACATGCCCAATGACAACACATCtagtctaatctaatctaatctaatctaatctaatctaatctaatctaatctaatattTCAAGATAACTGAGGTATTTGCAAACCCTCTGCTAACTGTGCAATAACGTCTAATTTAGCATTCAACCACTTGCTAGCTAaaactgttgtttgtttattgttaacCCTTTGCTAACAGTGTGATAACAGACAATTTTGGCATTCAGCTGCCTCATACTTAACTGTTGTTTTTTGCTAGTCGTGTATAATGAAATGAGACAAGCTCAGCTAATGTTGTGCCAATGCTAGCTAACTGTAGTGCTAGCTTGGAAGTACGAAATGCTAAAATGGAACCACAAGTTTTGTAAATAGGAAATCTGAAAAGATGTTGATTGATTTCAGGCCTTTTCAAGCTAAATCACAACTAAGATAACTAACTGTTGCTTatgttagctgttagctcaCAGTAGCTGATGTGTATCTTTGAAATATGGCACTTTTAACTCATGTTAGCATTTCGCCACTTCCTAGCTAGTGTTATTATTTGTTACTGAGATAagatcagatttaaaaaaaatatctttaaatctAGCTGGTGATAATTTTAGTAAGGaagtggttgaatgctaacTTTAGCTCTTGTCTGACTTAACCcccctgttaccctcaaatttactaacatcatttatttttggggtcaatttgaccccagaaatttaaacctccagaaactgattgttgcCCATGTtaatgtgtcaggtactttatgtttcttttaggttacaaaaatgtatgttatagtgacttcaatatcaatatcatccaaaacaactaaaactaatgtgttgatatttcttatgttttataaagctaaaacagcctggggtcaaattgacccaaaggAACACCGCTgcgttatattttttttataggaaatgaaaacatatcaacattttaattttatgttttcccagttgtccccattaaatgaggaaaagtcatgaaacatGAGgccaaaaaaattatgttagtcATTGATTTAGAGACGTTGatcattgaatggggtccaattgaccccaaggataataggagggttaagctAACAGGTAAGAACAAATGTTTTATACTTTGAAATGTAGCTGTTGAAAGTTCACTTTTTAATTGTCCTCTAAGTAGCTAATGACTTCTTCTTTGCTTTCAACCTGGAACAAAGATTCACATTAGGTCTATAGCAGCATTCAAGTGTGACATCAAATGATTCCAGTGTGAATAAAGTGATTTAAATTAAGTTTCATTTTCAGTAAACACAGAGTCTACTGGATCCTCGAGCCTCCTGCGCCTGTCGTCCATCGTGGACAGCATCACCACGGAGGAGAAAGTCATCGTCAGCGAGGAAGTCTCAGAAAACTGAACATCAGCAGTAACGACCTCGACTTAGTTCATAGAGTTTAAAGTTCCATTGTTACCTTTAGAAGTATTTCCACTATCTTTAGCCACTTGTCTCCATTTGTACAGCAGGAACAACACATTTGTACATATTTTATAAGAATGTGAtgtttagatttatttattttgtattcagaAACACATCAACTCTTTGAGAAAGCTGACattgtatttaaatatttgtacaTAACTGACCAAGGGAATAAAATAGCTACTTTTGCAAAGCTGTAACCGTTTGTGTTTGTCATTCTTTGATGG
Above is a genomic segment from Notolabrus celidotus isolate fNotCel1 chromosome 21, fNotCel1.pri, whole genome shotgun sequence containing:
- the myf6 gene encoding myogenic factor 6, which codes for MMDLFETNTYLFNDLRYLEEGDHGPLQHLDMAGVSPLYNGNDSPLNEDNIPSETGGESSGEEHVLAPPGLRSHCEGQCLMWACKICKRKSAPTDRRKAATLRERRRLKKINEAFEALKRKTVANPNQRLPKVEILRSAISYIERLQELLQTLDEQEKTQNGSSHGFDAKEHSVSGHDYHWKKSSDCWPTSADHSSAAMINHREVNTESTGSSSLLRLSSIVDSITTEEKVIVSEEVSEN